The following is a genomic window from Bacillus sp. FJAT-52991.
AGACCCAAACTTAAAATTATTTGCTCTTAATTCTAATCCAGCTCTAGCGAAAGAAATTGCCGATTCTATTGGAGTAGAGTTAGGAAAATGTTCTGTTAAGCGCTTCAGCGACGGAGAAATTCAAATCAATATTGAAGAAAGTATTCGTGGCTGTGACGTTTATGTCATTCAATCCACAAGCGGCCCTGTAAATGATAATTTGATGGAAACATTGATTATGATCGATGCATTAAAACGAGCATCGGCTAAAACGATTAATATCGTCCTTCCATACTATGGATATGCACGCCAAGACCGCAAAGCTCGTGCACGTGAACCAATCACGGCAAAACTAGTGGCTAACTTACTAGAAACAGCAGGAGCGACTCGTGTCATCACTCTAGATTTACATGCACCACAAATTCAAGGATTCTTTGATATTCCAATCGATCACTTAATGGGTGTGCCGATTCTAGCTGAGTACTTTAAAGGAAAAAATATTAGCAATGAAGATATTGTTATCGTATCTCCTGACCACGGTGGCGTAACTCGTGCGAGAAAAATGGCTGACCGCTTAAAAGCACCGATTGCGATTATTGATAAGCGTCGTCCTCGTCCAAATGTAGCAGAAGTAATGAATATTGTCGGTAATATTGATGGGAAAGTTGCGATTCTAATCGATGATATCATTGATACAGCGGGAACAATCACCCTAGCTGCTAGCGCTTTAGTAGAAAACGGAGCGAAGGAAGTATACGCTTGCTGTACACATCCAGTTCTTTCAGGACCAGCGATTGAGCGTATTCAAAACTCTAACATTAAAGAGCTTGTTGTAACGAACTCTATTGCCTTACCAGAAGAGAAAAAGATAGATAAAGTGGTCGAATTATCTGTTGCTTCTTTAATTGGTGAAGCAATTATCCGCGTTCATGAAGAACAATCAGTAAGCACGCTATTTGATTAATACCAATAAAAAAAGAGCCTATTTTTGGGCTCTTTTTTTTATTGGATCAAGAGAGAAATACTTATTATGTTTAAAGCTTATGGAAACGGGAATACATAAGAGAGAGATGGTTAGTAAAAATAGAAATTATAAACAGAAAGGTGAGTTTCTCTAATGAGTGCAGTACTTGAAGCAAAAAAACGAAATAGTTTTCAACGATCTGGATTGACGCAAAATCGCGAGGAAGGTAACTTTCCTGCAGTTGTATATGGCAAAGGAGTAGACAGTGAATCTGTTTATGTCAATGAAAGTGAGTTTTTAAAGACGATTAAAGAAGTAGGGAGAAATGGAGTTATCTCTTTAAAGATGGAAGGTCAAAAATATAATGTCATCTTGCAAGACTATCATCAAGATCCGCTAAAGAATGATATCGTTCATGCTGACTTTTTAGCTGTTGATTTATCTTCTGATATTACGGCTAATGTTAGAATTGATATTGAAGGGGAAGCGATTGGGGCAAAAGAAGGTGGCGTTCTTCAACAGCCATTGTTTGAATTATCGGTAACAGCGAAAGTAAGTGAATTTCCGGAAAATATTACGGTGAATGTATCACAATTAGGGATTGGCGCTACGTTGACAGTTGGAGATATTCGCAGCCAGTGCTCTTTTGAAATAAACCATGAAGATGATGAAACGATTGTGTCTATTCTAGCTCCTCGTTCAGGAGAAACAGAAGAGACAGAAACTGCTGAGGAACAAGCAGGAACTACTGAAGAGTAAAAAATTTAGCAGATGCCTAAGGGGTCTGGTTCACACGAACATGACAATATCTAGAACGATCTATCGTTTTTAGATATTAGCCATTTGTGAGGCCAGCCCTCTTTTCTCATGTCGCCTACAAGTCTTCATAGTAATTTAAAAGTATAATTTCTATCATTTGTGAGTTATACTTAAAATTACATAGCTTCAATTGGAGAGTTAAGAAGGAATTTGAGGTGTAGATGATGAAATTAATAGTAGGCCTTGGGAATCCAGGCTCTAAATATACAGGCACAAGACATAATATTGGCTTTGATGTCATTGATGAATTAGCTGAACGTTTTCAAGCTCCATTAACAGAAGCAAAGCACAAAGGTGTTTATGCGGTCGTTCGCAAAGGAATGGAGAAAGCGATTCTTCTTAAGCCGCTTACATATATGAATTTATCAGGTGAAAGCATCGGTGAAGTGATGCGATATTATAATATTGATGTAGAAGATTTACTCGTTATTTATGATGATTTGGATTTGCCTGTAGGTAAGATTCGTCTCCGTCAAAAAGGCAGTGCTGGAGGCCATAACGGCATCAAGTCGACGATTGCTCACATCGGTACGCAAGAATTTAATCGAATTCGCATTGGGATTGATCGTCCGAAAGCGCCAATGAAAGTACCTGATTATGTACTGGGACGGTTTACTGCAGAAGAACAGGAAAGTATGAAGAGTGTCATTTCTATATGTGCCGATGCAGTAGAAGCATGGATTGAACAGCCATTTCTTGAAGTGATGAACAAATTTAATCAGTAAATGAATAAATGTCTTCCGTCGTGCCTATACTAAATCTAATCATTGGTGTAGCGGGCAGCGAGGAGGAAGACAGATGGCTATTTACTATTTTTGCCGTCATTGCAATACTTTAGTCGGTTCACTTGATCAATCTGTGATCTCTACTAAACGGTTAGGTATTCACGCACTGACGGATCACGAAAGAACAGATATGATTCAATACGATCAAGATGGAACAATGAAGATTAAAATAATATGTGAAGATTGTCAGGAATCGCTTGAGAGGAATCCTGACTTCCACGAATATGATTATTTTATACAGTAAGCCGCTTTGGATGCCGATCCAAAGCATTTTTCTGTTTAAATTGTCGGAACAGTAAAAAAGAGTGTACTTTGTAACAGAGATTGAAGGGATTGGCAGCTAAAAGGGGAGGAACTGCGTGTGAATAGTTTACAAAATATATTTTTACAAAATCAAGATGTCCAAGTGTTATTTAGCGGGTTATCGGAAGGATTAAAAGAGCAGCTAGCAGCAGGTTTAACGGGCTCTTCAAGAGCGTTATTCATTGCTTCTGCTTATCAAAAGACGGACAAGCCAATTATGGTGATTACTTATAATTTGCTACAAGCTCAAAAGCTATATGATGATCTTCTGCAATTCACTCATGAGCAGGAGGTGTATTTGTATGCCGCCAATGAGCTTATTGCTGCAGAAATTA
Proteins encoded in this region:
- a CDS encoding anti-sigma-F factor Fin family protein; translated protein: MAIYYFCRHCNTLVGSLDQSVISTKRLGIHALTDHERTDMIQYDQDGTMKIKIICEDCQESLERNPDFHEYDYFIQ
- the pth gene encoding aminoacyl-tRNA hydrolase, producing the protein MKLIVGLGNPGSKYTGTRHNIGFDVIDELAERFQAPLTEAKHKGVYAVVRKGMEKAILLKPLTYMNLSGESIGEVMRYYNIDVEDLLVIYDDLDLPVGKIRLRQKGSAGGHNGIKSTIAHIGTQEFNRIRIGIDRPKAPMKVPDYVLGRFTAEEQESMKSVISICADAVEAWIEQPFLEVMNKFNQ
- a CDS encoding ribose-phosphate diphosphokinase encodes the protein MDNQYLDPNLKLFALNSNPALAKEIADSIGVELGKCSVKRFSDGEIQINIEESIRGCDVYVIQSTSGPVNDNLMETLIMIDALKRASAKTINIVLPYYGYARQDRKARAREPITAKLVANLLETAGATRVITLDLHAPQIQGFFDIPIDHLMGVPILAEYFKGKNISNEDIVIVSPDHGGVTRARKMADRLKAPIAIIDKRRPRPNVAEVMNIVGNIDGKVAILIDDIIDTAGTITLAASALVENGAKEVYACCTHPVLSGPAIERIQNSNIKELVVTNSIALPEEKKIDKVVELSVASLIGEAIIRVHEEQSVSTLFD
- a CDS encoding 50S ribosomal protein L25/general stress protein Ctc — translated: MSAVLEAKKRNSFQRSGLTQNREEGNFPAVVYGKGVDSESVYVNESEFLKTIKEVGRNGVISLKMEGQKYNVILQDYHQDPLKNDIVHADFLAVDLSSDITANVRIDIEGEAIGAKEGGVLQQPLFELSVTAKVSEFPENITVNVSQLGIGATLTVGDIRSQCSFEINHEDDETIVSILAPRSGETEETETAEEQAGTTEE